The Prosthecobacter sp. SYSU 5D2 nucleotide sequence ACCGCGTATAAAAATTTGTGAAACCCTTATCTTAACGACATTGATTCATCATTCGTCATTCTGCATTCTCCCTCTCCGCCTCGAAATAGTCATCCTCGGCGATGTCGGGGATGCCAATGACCAGCACGCGCATGTGGCCACGCGCGCCATGGATGACACCGGGTGGGATGTGGACCAGAGAACCGCGTGTGACCGGCTGCTCCACGCCATCCAGCAGCACACTGCCGCTGCCCTCCAGCACGTAATACAGTTCCGTGGAGCGGCGGTGATAGTGCAGCCTGGCTCCGTCAATATCCACCGCATGCGCCCAGGCGGCCGGGGCCAGAGGGGCATCCTCATGGCTGATCAGGCGGTCCCGCCAGCCGCAGGTGCTGCGTTCCCGGGCGGTGTGCCCTTCATGCCGGATCAGCAGAGGTCCTGTAGCCGGACTGGCAGCCTGGGACAAAGGTATGGCAGCGGACTCAGGTGGCGGGTTCATGACAGGCACAAATCAACCCGGCAGCCTGCGGCGGAGCAAGAAGGAAATTGTTTTTCGCGGAAGATGCGTGAGGGCGGCAGCGTTCTCCAGCGCGCATGAAACTGACGCGCCTCCTCCCTGCCCTGCTGGGTCTTTTTTCTCTGAGCCTGCCCGCAGCTGAAAAGCCGGACGTGCTCTTCATCGCCGTGGATGACCTGAACGACTGGGTGGGCCACCTGGGAGGCCATCCGCAGGCGAAGACGCCCAACATTGACCGCCTGGTCGCCCGGGGCACCGCCTTCACCAATGCCCACTGCGCCGCCCCAGCCTGCAACCCCTCCCGCGCCGCGCTGATGACCGGCCTGCGCCCCTGGCAGACGGGCATCTACACGAATGACGACACCGCCGGCGGCATCATCAAGGACATCGTCACCATCAACCGCCACTTCCTGGCTCAGGGCTATAACACCCAGGGCGGCGGCAAAATCTACCACGGCGGCCCAAGCGAAGGCCGGGAAGACACCTGGACCGTCTGGAAAAACCTGTTCCCCGGCACCAAGACCCATGAATCCAACATGAACGGCCTCAACAGCGGGCACTTCGACTGGGGCGTGCTGGACGCCAAAACGGAGGAGATGGGCGACACCAAGATGACCGACTGGGCCATCAACGAGCTGAAGACCGCCCCCCTGGACAAGCCGCTCTTTTTAGCCGCCGGCTATGTCAAACCGCACCTGCCCTGGTATGTGCCGCAGGAGTTCTTCGACCGCTTCCCATTGGAAAGCATCCAGCTCCCCAAAGTGAAGGAGGATGACCTGGCTGACATTCCCGCCGCCGGCGTGAAAATGGCCAAACC carries:
- a CDS encoding sulfatase, with amino-acid sequence MKLTRLLPALLGLFSLSLPAAEKPDVLFIAVDDLNDWVGHLGGHPQAKTPNIDRLVARGTAFTNAHCAAPACNPSRAALMTGLRPWQTGIYTNDDTAGGIIKDIVTINRHFLAQGYNTQGGGKIYHGGPSEGREDTWTVWKNLFPGTKTHESNMNGLNSGHFDWGVLDAKTEEMGDTKMTDWAINELKTAPLDKPLFLAAGYVKPHLPWYVPQEFFDRFPLESIQLPKVKEDDLADIPAAGVKMAKPEGDHAKVVKGDQWKKAVQAYLATTSYLDDQVGRLLDGLDASPRKDKTIIVWWTDHGWALGEKQHWRKFALWEDTTRTSFSIVAPGVSKPGSVCNAGVDYMNIYPTLCELTGLPVPAHVKGASLVPLLKDPKAAWDGVAICTHDKGNHAVKNEQWRYIRYADGSEELYDHTQDPHEWTNLAGEVGMSEVKAKLASHLPPEGTEVPSVRDNNGGRNKAKGKGKEKGKGKGKGKNKSKEKSE
- a CDS encoding cupin domain-containing protein, with the protein product MNPPPESAAIPLSQAASPATGPLLIRHEGHTARERSTCGWRDRLISHEDAPLAPAAWAHAVDIDGARLHYHRRSTELYYVLEGSGSVLLDGVEQPVTRGSLVHIPPGVIHGARGHMRVLVIGIPDIAEDDYFEAERENAE